AATAAACACCTGATGGCTACTTAATGTTGGCGACAACAGGCAAACTGgttacaataatttagcaataataaattctagtatgatgtctcatagcaaaatattaactccaccaacatGGTTAAATGTGAATCCTTATGTAGAGTGATTGCTATTAAGACATTATGAAAAATCGAAGTCAGAATACccaatgatctctaaacttctaGACTTTCGATATGAAAATACGtagtttcttgttctcttcaattaacGCATAATGCGCTTTACTACTTCTAGTGTTACATACcaagattactcatatatcaccttaggactcccttttcaaactctaaattttacACATGCAGATTTGGGATTCACataatatgagtaatttaaaccatagtagtaacaacaacaattaaagaagagaacaacAAACATGCAATGCAcaaataatctttatggtaaatttcaagacccaaacaagatacctagcgcaccattaatcctcaatctttggattgaaaaagactaactgcaagtggtactctcaatgcattgatcaaacattggtgataagtcttgtcaaacaaaggttgtctttggacactccattgctcacatgaaaaacttatatgatgattattccggttaaataatgattgtctttgaacatttcaatattcacatggaaaatcacactatttataatcaccacatgtttaccattacaagcatgtaattattctgtcaaattgtgtcttcctttgggtCGAGTACAATTCACATGAATTATTTCATGCAACATccatgtaaattcaatcaaataaatttacgcaacagaggttactttggcaacatgttgtttcaatcaatttaaggCTCACCCGCATAAGTCCGTATTGGTAGCGAGTCGGTCCAATCCGCCCCACTTCTTAcatggaccaaataaattggtccgcCCCCGTCCCGCGGACCCCGTGGGTCAAACGGGCCGATCCGCGGgcctagttttaaaataattttaattttaataaaaatataatacaatcaaattaagtttaatacaaatgtaaataaaatctcaataattagtcaattacatcaataaaataaataatgtcttaacaaaagaaaattcaagcaataaatctaaaatataaaatttgaacatctccaacaacaaatgatttcatatttgaagtaGCTTGAGTCTTCTCCATCTCcatatcttcatcttcttttcctaaaactcgaaataataacaaatattagaataaaatcaagttaagtgattaaaagataataattattacatattatttaCCCTCCATATCAAATACTAGTAAccaatttttagtatatattgtCAACAAGAAGCCTAGTTCGATATTTGTTAAGCACACGtgaggagaaaaaaatattcttagccTGCTACGACTACTAAATATGATAtaagctattttttataataaaaatatattcaaatatctttaaaaatatttatttaacaattatttttggcttaaatgataagaattgatatttttattatttatgattttcagatatgaaaatgatagattaaaagagaaaaagatcgaaaaaatatcaaaaaagaagattttagcaggttatcacttatctttttttatcttaatcttttatttttcttatcttatccttttttatctttatcatattttaatttaaattttttatttttatctttatatctttatcttatctaatatatttctttatctgttattttaaaaaaaagtttaaagtgaaaaatagaaaatcaaacctaatataATTGGGTCAGAATCACACAAATTAAACCTAATGCGGGCTGTGGGCAACCCGCGGACCCCACGACCCAAACCCGTATAGTTCGTGGGTTAAGCGAGACGGGCCCAAAAATATGATATAACCATggaccatttaaaaaaattggtccgtAACCCGCACGGACCGCGGACCCTGTGGGTCAGTCCATGGACCTGGGCCCATTTACCCACCCCTACAATTTAATACAATAAATGGGAGGtattaaaattacacaaattttcttaaaattacacaatttaacCAAAAGAATCCTTTAAAGATACTAGAGAAAATGTTTCTTTATAGTCAATGCCTTCCTTCTGAGTAAAGCCTTCAGTAACTAGACGAGCCTTTTATTTCTCGATATTACCCTTTGAATccttcttaattttaaatatccatttacaaccaataggTTTCACACCTTCAGACAATTCGACTAGATTCCAAAATTCATTGTCATTCATAgacttcatctcatccttcatggcatcaaTCCAATTTTGAGAGTTAGAACTATGCATAGCTTGACAGAAGTTGATAGGATCATCCTCTGTTAAACCAACACCATCCTTATGTTAttggagaaatataatataatcatttgagattgcacttctcctctctctaatggatctccttaatgacacttcttgaggTTGTTGAGGTTGCTCTAAAGGTATTTGAAGGAGAACCTCATTGTTGTCTTGTTCTGGAACAATGTCAATAGATTGAACATTGTCTTCTATTACTGGAGTTGTATCTTGAACAGTAATAGGTATGAGGACTTGATCACTGTAAATAACAtgttcttcctcaaagacaacattctttatgttctcttccttcccaaactcaacttcatcaAGAAATCTCGCATTTCCCGTCTCGAAAAAAGATCTTAAGATaggattgtaaaatttatagccCCGAGAGCGTTCaacatagccaacaaaataacAACTAATTATTCTTGAGTCCATCTTTCTTTCATATGGCCTATAAGGCCGTGCCTCAGCTGGACAACCCCAAATGTGCAAATGTTTAATGCTTGACCTTTCCAAGAAGTTGTAAGAAAATGACTGCAAATGAAATTTTGTTGTCCATTCCAAGAAGTTGTAGGAAAAGGACCACAAATGTCTGTATGCACTAGTTCCAAGATATCTTTAGCTCTTTCGGTAcctaatttccttatgtttgttGGTTTTCCCTTTATGCATTCAATACAGACCTCAAAGTCTGATAAATCCAAAGGGTCAAGAATTTCATCCAACACAAGTCTCTGAATTCTTTGTTTAGAGATATGGCCCAAACGCTTATGCCATAAGGAGGCTGAAttgtcattcaatttttttgttttgtaccatgtgaacttatttgcagtatttcattataggaactaacaacatcaagcatgtaaagattatcaattaaagaaccagaaccaaccatatttgaattttggtagagactaactttattatttccaaatgaacaagaaaatttaaatttttccaaactagaaatagaaatcaaattccGTCTAAAAGACAGtacaacaaaagtctcaaacaaatccaaataaaatccagTTTTTAAATGTAATCTAAAAGTTCCAATAGCTTCCACTGCAACCTTCTTGCCATCACCCACAAAGATGAATTTTTCATCATCACTTGGTGGTCGGCTCCACAGGCAACCCTGCATAGTCATACTTATGTGAGTAGTAGCACCAGAATCTACCTACCAAGTATCTTTAGGTACAAAAGCCAAATTAACTTCTGAACAAACTAGAGTAAGAAATTTACCTTTCTTCACACGCCATGCGGCATACTTGAgacactctttcttcatgtgtctCGACTTGTAGAAGTAACAGGCAAATTCTTCAtccttattttgtttcttttgctgaGAAGTCCCTTCCGCAACACCCTtagtcttcttccttttcttattctgaAAGGTCGAAGTCAAGTGAGCATTTTCCGTCCTATCTCTCTGCAGCCTCTCCTCCTCTTGCACACAATGAGATATAAGCTCATTGATGGATCAATTGTACTTCTGAGCGTTATAACTCACTTTGAATTGTCCAAAGTGTGCAGGAAGTGAGATCAAAACCAAGTGCACGAGCAGGTCTTCACCAAGCTCTAACTTAAGTGACTTGAGTTTTGATGCGAAATTGGACATCTCCATAATGTACTCCCTTACGTTCCCTTTGCCTTTATACTTCATAGGGATGAGTTTAGCCAAAAGGTTACTCGTCTCCGCCTTTTCATTTTTGGCAAAGTATTGCTCAATTTCCTCAAGGAATTTATTTGCACTTTGACCCTCAGAAATAGAGCCCTGAAACGCCTTTGGAATAGAGCGCTTCATGATCATAGGGCACATTCGGTTGGACCGATCCcacttctcattttttttacctcATTAGAGATTTCCAGAGTGGAAATGGATCGTTTCCTCCTCAATGGCAAGTCCAAATCCATACAGCCAAGAACAATTTCTACGGCTTCCTTCCAGACCTTAAAATTTGTCCTATTCCAACGTTGAGATAGAATTCGCTTGGGCATCATTTACAACACTGGTAATATTAACTAGAgagagaacaaaaataataacatgctcacaaataatcaaataagtcatataaagtatatatataacaagacatgcaaaTATTTCACATAACAGATCCATCACAAGATACCCAACACAACATTAATTCTAGTCTTTggacagagaaattaatttgtaattggtacttttaatgcaatgatcaaatattgacaattagtTCTGACAAATAATAGCCTTTCTTTGGACCGACTATtattctcatgaaaaaaaacttaataattttcacatatttatcatcgcaggtatgttattatttggccaaattgtaTCTTCCTTTGGGTCGAGCACAATTTGCATAAATAATTCCATACTAACATccatgcaatttaattaaatcaatttacacaatagaggttactttggcaacataatggttcaacaaatttaattaaaattactggACACACAATTAAATGGAAATGATCTGTAATGGTTAAATTTGTACCCAATTGTGATAGCAGTAAATGTTTGAAAAACAACATCATGGTAAACTAATTACGCACCCGAAACAAACATACCACGATACTATCACAAATTTATACTAACCACATgaatatcataaattatcagTTTATCaccgtttaaaaaaaatagttggccaaaaaataataaattattcatataagaCAAAAGACCATTGTCTTATTACTgattcatataaacaaaaaatatatatatttatgaaattgtgCCACGTATTAAATGTCAACATTAGATACGTAGAACCTTTATCCCAAATAGAATAATATAGTtggccaaaaaataataaattattcatgtAAGACAAAAGACCATTGTCTTATTACTgattcatataaacaaaaaatatatatatttatgaaattgtgTCACGTATTAAATGTCAACACCAGATACGTAGAACCTTTATCTCAAATAGAATAATATGTCAGCAAATgcgacacaaacaaaaaaaattgtacaaccccgtaaaataaatacataggccttttattaattctaaagaggagaaaaactttatgactataacacataaatttaggggttttacaattttattgatcaaaatagtttctccccaaaataaaattagggttcataTAACTAAAAGAATCCAGATATAATACATATCAAACAGAGTTTTAAATCCCAATAATCTAACAGTAATGGTGGCTCTGATATCACTTGTtagaaattttcaataaaaccttataaaataccaaatgagCATCATAACACATTACGTCAAATTATCAAGACGTTTTAAGGAATACCTAAATCCATAAAGCTTGATTAACACGTAACGGAATCTTACAGCggtcacgaacaattggtttaatgatctttctcaaccaaatcaccttcttccttatgggaccttcgttttctcttcagatggaaagagaagaaactatttattgatttggtgtattggagaccataaccatgccttaggttttaaacctattagggttctcattatcccctaatggagCAAACTGATTTCCGCTCATTAAGctcatatcaattttctgaCAGTTTAATAAACTCACTTAaatagatcactttatattaaatccatttaaatataaataattaatataaatattataatataacatGTAACctatattaatcaattaaaaattataaaattcctaacccAACTCACATACTCTTTCCAAACTCGAGGTATATACATGTGTTTCTATAGTACTATTCAATCTAATCGGAGGACACTTTTGGTGGAATCCTCAGcatgtatattaattatttttttacgtaTTCTTTAATCTATAGTATTACACAATGCAATTGtgctttaaaaaatgataaattgatattattccaatttatttttctttttgaaggtaataaattaataataaatctaAATTTTACAGGCAGCAGCAGAATGGTAGGGACCGGTTGTAACTCAAAGTAGATGCTAGCTCCGCCAGCtaacataattaattcaagttCATAAATGAACAGTGACGTACAATGCTGATAATGGAAGAGCAATACGCAGGTCACTAAAAGATTCTACCAAACTTCATAAGTTCCATGTATAAATTTCACCTAGTCGCGTACCTCTAATATTtccctctttatatatatatatatatatatatatatatatagagagagagagagagagagagagagagagagagagagagagagagagagagagagagagagagagagagagagagagagagagagagagagagagagagagagagagagagagagagagagagagagagagagagagagagagagttaatGTTGATTGTAATGATTATACAGTTAATGTTGATGCTAATGATTGCTATGGTAATCGAGAGCACATAGTacattgattaattgattttgccTTCAGAAATTGACACTCCCAAGAAAACGGGTGAATCCAAATCCTAGAACAATGGTGCTAAAGCTAATTAAATATCAAGAGGGGTTACTTTAACACACTCATAACATAACGGTTAACACTTAACACCTAAAATCCATATTTTTGGACAAGAATATTATCATGGttacataataattattattattgtgagacattaatatttttagcaTTTAACCTAAAGTTCCTATAGCTAACAACAGCTACACTAACTAGCTAACTACAGCTTCTTCAGAAGACAGAGGAACCAGACAAGGGATCATTCACCAAATTGAATATGTTATTCCAGTAATGCTTATTATTCTCATCGAGGTTGTTCACGTTGCAGAGGCTTCCGTCCCCGTTGATTATTGCCAGGTTGTCTGCTTCCTCCGTGCCCAAGTCATCGTTTGAGTCATACACAACCAAAGCAGCCTTACTATTATCATCATTGTCGTTATTGAGTCCTTCGAGGATGACACTGTTGGAGAGTGAGGGAGGAACAACaacattgttattattatatttgttcctACTGCTGTTGTTGTCGTACGCTCTAAATGCTTCCACTGCCGCCATAATATCGTCATCTTGCATTTGCAAATTCAACATTGTGGTGGTGTTGTCTTTCATGAACACACCATCGTCGATGGTTGTCGCGAGAGGATacatgttgttgttgctgttgttgttttcATTGAAGAGTAATCCAATGTTGTTGGAGATAGGaagcattgttgttgttgttgttgttcctgGGAAGCACAACGTGGATGTTGGAGACTCTAGAGTGTCATCAGTGGAAAGCATCATTGCATACATGCTATGCATTATCttggtgttgttttcttttgttgttggtTGTTGTGGCGGTTTGTTCCACGAGCTTTGCCATGCTTTGAGGATGTCGAGGCACGGTGGCAGCGagggttgttgttgtgttgtgatTTTGTTGAGAACAAGTCTCGCAGGTTGTGTGCTGGAGCATGATCCCAGGTTGTTCTGGACTTGCAGCTTTGATTCTCTCACGAGTCTCGCTTCGGCTTCTAGCCTGGCGCTCTCCCACTGCGCCATGTGGCTGAGGTTCGCCGCGTCCCTGGTTTGGCCACCACCGGAGCCGCCGAGTGCGTCGGTTTTCGGCTTGTGGGTGGTGGGGTCTATCCCCATTCTGGTTAGCCTCTTCTTCAGGTGTGTGTTCCAGTAGTTCTTGATTTCATTATCGGTTCTCTTGGGAAGTTGAGCTGCTATGGCTGACCatctgtgaaaaaaaaaattcaacaaacaACCATTAGCAATGGACATGATAATGTGTACATATTTATCTAAATACGTGTTTCATAgagtacaaaatttaaatatagatccataaattataaaataattttacaatatcTTCCAAtcacatattatataaaataattttagaatatttttcgaTCACATATTATTAGCAtgtattatgataattttatatcttattataattattttaaaactgatacaaataattatttttattgttagtgCATTGCAgttaaatatcaatatttttatattactttctAACCGCAAATCTACCCACAAATCTACTTTTATCTTGATAAGTTATGTTGACATTTAATAGAAATCTTTATTATACAACATACAGATGGAACTTTAATTATGAGGATAGAACAATATAAAAACATCTACAGAATTACTTAGTTTTGTTGTTTTGTAAATGGCATGTTGTTGGAGCCCTTTTTCTAATGGAAAACTTGCATAGCCAAAAATGAGAGCATACTAAAATTGTGCTATATGCTAGTTAGCATTCCTAGCTAGCTGGGCCATGTAATGATGTAGATATAGCAACGGTCGTTAGTTATTTTTGGTTTATGGGGTCTATGTGGTACTCAATAAATTACTGTTTCGACTTTCAACTTTCAAAAGTTTCTACTACTATTGATTTGCTCACCTGTTCCCAAGAAGGGCATGGAGTTGAATGATTGTTTGCTCCTCCTGCAAGCTgaactttcctctttttatGTCTGGTCGGAGGTAGTTAGTCCACCTTAGCCTACAGCTCTTCCCACATCTTTGAAGTCCTAAATATCAACAACCAAGAAACTATTAGCACACCATCTTATAAAAAGTTCCAAAAGAATGCAATGTTATCAAAATTGAACAGGTTAAGGCACTGAGTCAGTACACCAGTTAAAAGTAAAGAAACTAAATATTGTGCAATAGTGGAATGTTACCAGCTTTGGCAGGCAAAGCACGCCAGCTTCCGTGGCCAAACTCTTCAATGTACGCCATGAGCTTTTGGTCTTCCTCTGGAGTCCACGGCCCTTTCTTCAAGCCCTCTTTTTCACAGCATGGTGACCTACCCATTGTTTGTGGCCAATAGTGGAACGTTGAAGAAGTTAGCGGTTTTGGGAGGGTTTGGTGCAGAGAACAAGTCAAACAAAGAGTAGGAAAAGGAGACAAACTAAGCAAGTTCAAGGAGAAGGGTGTGGGAAAGCAACGTTATATATAGAGGGATAAACATTACATATCACTGTGAAAGTAGTTATGATATGCAGTACGTGCATTTGTGAGTGAGGTTTCGTATCTTAATTTTAGACACCTGCATGGTAAAGGGATAGTCAGAACAACGAGGCCTAAATATATGTTTtcccatttatttttatttgcttttttatatataattataaattattttggttgTCCCAAATTCTCATATCACTTAAGAATAGAGATCAAAGATcacttaaaaacattttttcctttgtatttattatatatattattatttttatttataaagttcGTCGGTCTCTTTCCACTGATTTAAATatgctatttattttttaccgaCATCACACATTACgtggacatatatatatatatatatatatatataactgatATGTTGAGCTAGCTAGTTAGCTAGACTATATTTTTcagaattaatgattaagggGAATCTagaaaattattgattaaaatatttagatcAAAGTGAAACAATATATAACTATAATATATAACTATAAGGGGAAAATGAAACACATGCTCTAATTACTATTACAGatattaaacaaataatagccccgttaagcaaaaattaaaaaaatacggGATAGATAACTTATAACTTATATCTTATATGCTTAGAGCTCTTCCTAGATATCAGATTCATTCATTGTACGagacaattatatttaaataacatataattGTTACAAGCACagacaatttatttaaaatattaattacaattatatatatatatatatatatatatatatatatatatatatatatatatatatatatatatatatatatatatatatattcaagatTTTAAACTTAGAGATTATTAATCAAActagaataattttatattagttaatCTACACACTTAATGATAACTTATGGCAAATAATATATCTATGGTAGTTGATTGAATTTGAAGAGTTTAACAAAATTAGCAATTGAACttgcaaataaataatttttttttacataaaatgaCTTCGTTTATATGATTTTCTGATATGACttctacttatttatttttgataaaagaattctatttattttatactgtattttttattttaaaatagttatattcctctaaataaattaatatatactatttcaaatatttttcatctaaaaaatttgaaatattattatttatataaattttatattaaaatattttcattaaataaaatatgatcatAAAAAGACATGTTATAGTAATTTTTTgatataagttatatttttatgctGACAAAAATAGTTTCTTTACTGTTTGTTAtcctaaatatatattttatcaattaaatatttttgaattatttttgtgaaaattattaaaatacatgtTAGCAGAAGATTTTGTcttccaaacaaaaaagaatattttatgttttttgtataatttaaaatcaaaaatattttttttagaattatatttattatatgaagAAAATATCGAGAATATAAATCCTTTATAGTTTACATTAAACTACAAATACCTAGATTCTATATGTCATGAGATAGAAATTTTGAACATGACAAAAATAGCCCAAAAAGTAATTAAAGAcggtataatatttaaaattaaagcttaagataattttaattagatttattATGTAATTCCAAATTAAACTAATCAATAAACAAAACTCCTATTATGATGGTGTTAAACAGACCACAGCAAGGGTGGCAAGTGGGAGctagatgatatatatatatatatatatatatatatatatatatcgccaCAAGAAAACTACGTGATAGGTGACACATGACAGATATTGGGGGGTGTGGGTTAGCAAGAGGAAGGATAGAGaagaaatttaatcaaaataataaagagaaaactaatgaataataattacgtaatatatattagaaaaatgtTATAATAAGTTAGCGAGACAAACATCGTTACCAAtacttttactttaattatgataaaaatacttttacttttaattagaGAAACTTATCCActataattaagttaaatatacTTCGAACTTGCCAAATAGAGCTTACTGTACATTTAAATCAATACaagatgataatttttattcattaatatatCTGTTAGTCACAAAATAAACTCAGTCAAATGGT
This region of Glycine max cultivar Williams 82 chromosome 7, Glycine_max_v4.0, whole genome shotgun sequence genomic DNA includes:
- the LOC100809025 gene encoding transcription factor MYB106 produces the protein MGRSPCCEKEGLKKGPWTPEEDQKLMAYIEEFGHGSWRALPAKAGLQRCGKSCRLRWTNYLRPDIKRGKFSLQEEQTIIQLHALLGNRWSAIAAQLPKRTDNEIKNYWNTHLKKRLTRMGIDPTTHKPKTDALGGSGGGQTRDAANLSHMAQWESARLEAEARLVRESKLQVQNNLGSCSSTQPARLVLNKITTQQQPSLPPCLDILKAWQSSWNKPPQQPTTKENNTKIMHSMYAMMLSTDDTLESPTSTLCFPGTTTTTTMLPISNNIGLLFNENNNSNNNMYPLATTIDDGVFMKDNTTTMLNLQMQDDDIMAAVEAFRAYDNNSSRNKYNNNNVVVPPSLSNSVILEGLNNDNDDNSKAALVVYDSNDDLGTEEADNLAIINGDGSLCNVNNLDENNKHYWNNIFNLVNDPLSGSSVF